The nucleotide window CCCATCCCCATATCAGGGGGCGGGGCTGGGATCACAGGACCCCACCCAAAGCACCACAAGTCCTGGGGTCAAACTGCTCCAAGACTGGGGCTGTGTTGGGTGCCGCATCTGGGGGACCCCAGTACCAGGACTGGGGGGACAGAGGGAGGTGAAGCTGTGtgcagcacacacacaaatccaGTAGGGTCCCACAGCAGGTCCCAGCCGTAGCCCCCAGGCACGTTCACCCACTGTCAGGGGAAGGTCTGGGGGGGCCACAGCTGCCCTAAAAGAGGGAGGGtccccccagctcagccccccCAAACTTCAGGGTGAGTCCTAACAAAGTCCTGTTTGTTAAAAAGCGCCCCCCCTCCTGGAAGGCACAGCACCcaaggggctggaggggggggTCAGCACCATCCCTGCCGGCAGGGGCCAGTCCTGGGGGTAggcctgcagcccccccccctcaccccccccccccccaagtctATGACATCTTCCAGATGGTGAGTGAGGCCGTGAGGACACCAGCGGCGAAGATGGTGATGGTTCTGCCAGGTCGGGGGTGCCGAAGTAGGAGAGGAGTCCTTCCtgggggggggcgtgggggggtAAGGAGGGGACATCAGCCACATGTCAGggtcccccaccctccccaggcagaaccagacacctgggtccccccccGCAGCAGAAAATGGTGCAATGGAGACATGGGGCTATGGAGGAACAGCAGCCAGgaggtggggtgaggggcaaAGTGGGTGGTCAAGGcccaccctcctccccagtTGAGCAGGGATGTGCACAACAACACAGCTACAACCTCCAGGGTCAAGAGAGATGATAGACAGAGCAGCACAGACCTGCCGTGCTGgagggggggtgtggggtgtgtgtgcgaAGGGGGTCTCAGcctgccccccaccctcccccaggACTCGGGGGGGTTCAGGGACTCACCCATCCTCCCTGAGCCTGGATCCAGGCCAGGACGTGCTCCCGCATGTACTCCATGGTCCAGCCCAGGATGGTCCGGACCAGCTCCGGGACCTTGGTGCAGAGTGCCTGCAGAGACAGGGGGTcagagggggcgggggggggagaggggaggacgAGGACACAGGGGAGGGGCCCGGGGCCCACCTTCAGCACCAGCTTGCAGGCGAAGTAGAAGAGGGCAACAACACGGCCCCAGTTGAAGGTGCCATCGGCAAACATCTCTGCAGCCACGCGGAAGAAAAGCTCCTTGGGGGCATGGCACCCCACCTGCTCGATCATCTGGGGGGCGTTGGCAGGGCCGGTTAGTGCAGAGGGGGGGCACCGGCGGACCCCCGTCCCCTCGCGGCACCCCCACCCACCTCTGCAGCTCCGTGTTGCTGTCGAGCTCGTCCCCGATGCGGCGCAGGCACTCGCTCAGGCGCTTAGTGtcagggctgctgggctgcgGCCCCCCCCAGCTCCGCCTCGCTCAGGGCCACCGCCTGCGCGTCCCCGCAGCGCTCCACGCGGTCCCGGATGAacctgggggggcggggggacccCCGGAGCTCTGGGCGGCCGCCTGAggaccgcccccccccccccccccccccccccggcccccgccagTCGGGGGGACTCCCCagtccgccccccccccccgggcccccACTCACCCCCGCAGCAGGATCGCCCCCGTCCGCATGATCTGGTCCGACGAGGCCCCTGCGGAGAGCGGGGCGCTGACCCGGGGGAGGCGGGAACCGGCCCCGGGCACCGCCGGCACGCACAGGCCGcgcccctcctccccccaccccccggccgGCCCCCAGGGGTCccgccccacagcccccccccccccccccccccactcacCACCGCCCCCCGGGGGCGGGTCGGGCTCGCGGCCGCCGGAGCCGCCCCCagcctcgccgccgccgccgccgccgccgccgccgccgccgccgccgccaccccccgctgggccgccgccgccgcgccgccatCGCCGCCCGCACCACGTGGTCCGGGGCGCCGGCGTCACGTGACAACCGGCCGCGGCGGGGAAGTGAGCGGCGGCCGACCGCGCCCCGGTCACGtagaggggtggggagaagtcACGCGACAGCGCCCGGCGCGCTACCCCACGTGACAGGCACGAGGATGATGTAAGCCAGTCCCCGCCACCACCGCTCTGAAACGGGCAGCAGTGTGGGTGGGGCCTGActccgccccccgccccgcccctcaAGACTCCGCTACGCTCCGCCTCCCTGAGGCCTTTATTGCCCCGCTTCAACATGGCTGCCGTGTCCCCATGGTAATGTGGAGCGGGGCGGGAAGCGCCCGCCCCCCGCagctcctccccctcccccgcgccgccAATGGGCGCCTCTCCCGCCTCAGGCAGTCTAGCCAATCGGGAAGCAGAGGTCCTCGCCGTCCTCCAATAGGGCGCCTTCCGCTCATCTGGGCAGCGCGGCGGGGTCCGGAGGGGCCGCACTcaccccctcttcctcctcttcctcccggTCCCGTGGCTCCGGGGGGTCCCGGGATGGCCCAGACCACCCGGTACAAAGGCGACGATGGGGATTGGCAGTATGGTCACTGCCATCAGCCCACGGTGAGGGCCAGGGCCCAGCGCGGGTACGGCCGCCACCACAACGCTGCCTGTGGGGAGGGCGGTCAGGGGGACCGGGGGGGGTCCCTtcgggggaggcggcggggcaggggagGTCTCAGGGTgtgggggctgcagaggggtgggggaggtcTCGGGGTGTGGGGTGCTGCGGCGGGGCGTGGGAGGTCTCAGGGTGTGGGGTgctgcggcggggggcgggggaggtctcggggtgtggggggctgggaaggggtgggggaggtcTCGGGGTGTGGGGGGCTGTGGAGGGGCGGGGGAGGTCTCGGGGTGTGGGGGGCTGTGGAGGGGCGGGGGAGGTCTCGGGGTGTGGCGGCTGCGGAGGGGCGGGGGAGGTCTCGGGGGTGtggggggctgggaaggggcgGGGGAGGTTTCGGGTgtgtggggggctgggaggggcgggggagCTCTCAGAGGACACAGGGTGGTCTCGGAGGATGGGGGTCCGGCCATGGGTCAGGGTGCCAGCCAGTGGGGAGTCACGGCTTGGGCCTCACCGTGGTGCGGTCCCAGGCCTGGTAGGTGGCGGGGCGCAGGGCCAGCTGTCCCAGGCTGGTCACCAGCACGGCCACCATGGCCCCAGGGCTGGCAAAGCGCCACAGAGGCCTGTAGAGCCACCACGGCTGGTGGCCTGTCTCCTTCCCCACGTCAGCCAGGAACCTGGGGGATGGGGCAGGCAGGTCAGGGGGGGCCACAGGCCAATTTTGGGAGGGGTGGGGTCATGGTTGCAGTCAGGGTATTTCCCCCTCCTCACCTCTCAGCCCCGTAGACCCAGGCCACGGCCAGGGTCTCACATGTGACCACGGCCAGCACCGGCAGCATGGCCACATAGTCATCAAAGACGGCCACCAAGTAGCTGCCAGAGCGCTGTACAAAGGGCAGCCCCAGCACGAAGCCCccggcacagcacagcactggaGGGACAGAGCAGCAGTTTGGGGGGGCTCCCGTCCACCCCTGCCCCACCTCCCGTCCGTTGTCGCTGCCCAGCCGTACCAGTGAGCAGAGCACGCTGGTGGTGCAGGATGGGGATGACGTCGCGCAGAGGCGTAAGGATGGCCTCGGCATTGCCCAAGATGGTGCtgagccccagccccaccagcatgaggaagaagaggaatgACCAGAGCGGCGCCGCTGGCAGCAGCGTCACAATCTCCGTGAAGGCGATGAAGGCCAGGCCCAGGCCCTCCACCCCCTGAAGCAAGGAGGGCAGGCGTCAAGACCCTCACCCTGGTTTTGGGATGGGCAGACGGACTCAGGGGACCCCTCACCCTGCTCGGGGGAGCCCCACGGTCCTGGCTGTGCCACTAGCTGGGCAGGGCGGAGGTGCGTGCGGGACAGGTTTGGGAAGGTGGGACAATTTGGGGGACCCCGACCCTGGGGGTGTCCGGCTTGTCACCAGCATCTCACCATGTTCATCTCCTCGTCCAGGCTGCAGTCGGTGAGGCCCAGGGTGTCCCGCAGGGCGGggggcagcccctgcagccaggTGCTGTACTGGGGTGCCGGCAGGGCCGTGAAGTTCCCAGGGGGCCGGGCGGCCTCGGGCAGCTCCCCCCGTGCCAGCGCTTCCAACACCACCTCCGCATTCCTGGGCGGGGGACAGGGCGAGGGGGGACACAGCGGTGAGGTCCTGCACCGCGTGCGACACCCTTGTGTGGGACCCCCACTTCTGCGCAGGGACCCTGACCGCGAGGCACCCCCCACCTGCGGAGGCAGCGCTGCATGCGGCGGGTGGCGTGGGCGCCCAGGACAGCAAAGACGACGAGGGTGGCCAGGAGGGAGGTGAGGGTGTTGAGGCTGGCCACCAGCACGGCGTCACGATGGCCGCTGCTGCGGCGCTTGCCGTAGCCGGTGTAGGAGACGACGTTGCCgaagcccagccccagcacgaACAAGACCTGTGTGGCTGCCTGCCGCCAGGCCTTGTCCGTGCCCCACGCCCGCCGCCTGTGGGGACAGGCGGGGACGTGGTGGGCTCGGGGCGAACGCGGCTGAtccggggagggggctggggggtcctCAGGGCAGGGCCTCACCTTGGGGTGAACATGATGCGGATGCCTTCGGGAGCCCCCTCGAGCAGCAGCCCCCGGATCAGGAGGCAGAAGAGGATGAAGTAGGGGAAGAAGGTGCTGACGTACAGTGCCTGCAGGGACCCCCGTCACCCACAGGGCCACCAGGACCCCCGAGGCACTGGGGCCACTGGGAGCCCCAGCTCTGTGACCCAGAGGGCCACCAGCACCCCAAATCTTCCACCCCACAGTGCCGCCCCAGCGCTGCCTTCCCCCCCATGCCATGCACCTGAGCCCCACACCAGCCCACTGGAGTCAGTCAGCCTCCGCCCCAGACCACCAGTCCCCAGCACAGGACCCTCCCCaacccccaggaccccccccagcaccacacagcccccCGCCACTCCCCAGCTCCGTGGCCCTcctggctccagcagcccccCCAGCAATGTGGGGCCACATCACCCACCTTTCCCGAGGGTCTGATGCCTGTGAGCAGGGAGGCCCCCACCAGGGCCCAGGTCCCCAGGAGCACCCCCaccagggctggctgcagacCCCCACTGACCCCCATCTCAGGGGTGACATCCAGTGTCTGCCGGTACCAGAAGTAGGTGGTGGGTGAGCTCAGGGCACACTCGGGATCTGGGGGGGGCACAGCAGGTCACGGCAGGGCCAGGGTGCCCCAACACACCCCTCCAGGGGACACCCGCCCCCCCAGggaacacacacaccccccccggCTCCCAGGGGACACTCACCTGTGTGGTTGGGGCCGGTGCTGGGGCAGctctcccagggcagggggtgctggaAGGAGCGGGCGAGGTAGAGGAGGCTCCAGGCAATGACCACGTTGTAGTACAGTGCCACAAGCATGCAGAgctgcgggggggtgggggggcacgTCAGCCAGGACCCCGCTGTGGGGGAGCCTCGGTGGTACACCGGaacaacaccccccccccccgacacCACACAAGTGCCCCCTGCAGTCGTCTCCCCCACAGCAAGCACCCCGTGGCGGtgccccgggacccccccccagcagcaccacgAGTCCTCCCATGGTGCATCCACCAAGGGAGCCCTGAGCCCCCGAAGGTGCCCTGGACCCCCCCTCAGTGCTCAgagagcccccagccccagacCAGGCAGCTGGCCAGCCCAAATGCCGGCCAGGCGGGGACTGATGCTCCTCCAGATGTTGACGCTGCCCTGGTGCAGGCACTGCCCGGCCACCAGCTCCAGGAAGAGCAGGGGATGcccaggaggaagaggaacagCAGGTAGAGCAGGATGAAGGTgcctggggtggggtggggaaacGGAACggtgaggggtggggagagaaccccagcacccccctagcacccccccagcaccccccagcacTCACCACCCCCATTCTGGTAGCAGAGGTAGGGGAAGCGGCAGACGTTGCTCAGCCCCACAGATAACCCCAGCTGAGCCAGTAGGTACTGGGTTTTACTGGTCCAGGAGGGGCAAGGGGGTGGGTGCTCCTGGAGGGGCCCGGCGTCCCCCCTCAGCACCGGCTGGGCCCCTCTGCatggcggggggctgcggcgcCCAGACACGTTGCGGTCAGGCTTGGCACCGGCACGCACGCCCCCGTCGCCGGCGGGACCCCACGGGCGCGCGGCGCGGGACCCCGCGGGCGCGTGGTGCGGCACGGCGGAGCGGGGCAGCCGCAAACACGCACCCACGCGTGCGAGGGCGGGCCAGCGGCACGCGTGCAAGCATGCCAGCTCCGCGTGGGCCCCAAGCGAGGCCCAGAACCTCCTGTGGCTTCTTAGCAGAAACACGGGCTTCCCGGGCCACCCCCAGCGCTGGGAGGACCGAGATGCCCCGggcagcccccaccccagccctgcagcccccccagatCCTCCAGCCCCGGCAGGCCCCCAGCCTTGCAGCCTCCTGCACCACCCCCAATCCTCCAGCCTCCCCAGTCCTGCAAGCCCCTCAGGCTGCAGCCCCCACAGCCTTCCCAGGCTGCAACCCCCCAGACCTGGAGacccctgcaccccccccagacctgcagccccccccaaatcctccagccctggcaggcccccagccctgcagcctcccacaccccccaaatcctccagccccccccaggctgcagcctccccagTCCTACAGCCCCaccaggctgcagccccccagacCTGGAGACCCCCACACCCCCGAcaaccctgcagccccccccaaatcctccagccccagcaggccccagccctgcagcatccTGCACCCCCCAAATCCTCCAGCCCCCCggtcctgcagcccccccaccccaggctgcagccccccccagccccgccagtCCTGCAGCCCCCACCCAGTACCCCCAATCCTCCAGCCCCGGcaggctcccagccctgcagcccccccaggctgcagctcccccctagccctgcagcccccctaGCCAGCagacccccccaaccccactcACCCAGGGTCGCTGCACCACAGCCGGTTGCATCAGCCGGGATGGGTGGGGTCAGAACAAGGCACCCAGAGGCGTCACCCCCAGATCCCCCCCCGCCACTGCCTCCCAGCGGGTGGCCCCAAAACCCGGACTGGGATCCCCcagttgtcctggtttcggctgggatagagttagttttcctCACAGTAGCTGGCGTGGGGCTGTTTTGGGTGCGCGCTAAAACCAGCGGTGATAATGCCgggatggtttagttgttgctaagtcgTGCTCACAcgagtcaaggacttttccagctccccatgctctgctgggggcacaagcagccgggaggggacacagccgggacgGTGACCCCAGATGATGCCGgggatgtcccacaccgtaTGACGTTGTGCTCAGTGTATAACGccgggggaaggagggaggggggacacGTTCGGAGGGATGGCGTtggtcttcccaagtcaccgttacgcgtgacggagccctgctctcctggggatggctgagcacccacctgcccgtgggaag belongs to Phalacrocorax aristotelis unplaced genomic scaffold, bGulAri2.1 scaffold_225, whole genome shotgun sequence and includes:
- the SLC6A16 gene encoding LOW QUALITY PROTEIN: orphan sodium- and chloride-dependent neurotransmitter transporter NTT5 (The sequence of the model RefSeq protein was modified relative to this genomic sequence to represent the inferred CDS: inserted 2 bases in 2 codons; deleted 1 base in 1 codon) — encoded protein: MHSHRHFTVYLLQHRCNHSRRPFKVYLLCLGRLWGLQPEGLAGLGRLEDWGWCRRLQGWGPAGAGGSGGAAGLGWGLPGASRSSQRWGWPGKPVFLLRSHRRFWASLGAHAELACLHACRWPALARVGACLRLPRSAVPHHAPAGSRAARPWGPAGDGGVRAGAKPDRNVSGRRSPPPCRGAQPVLRGDAGPLQEHPPPCPSWTSKTQYLLAQLGLSVGLSNVCRFPYLCYQNGGGTFILLYLLFLFLLGXPLLFLELVAGQCLHQGSVNIWRSISPRLAGIGLASCLLCMLVALYYNVVIAWSLLYLARSFQHPLPWESCPSTGPNHTDPECALSSPTTYFWYRQTLDVTPEMGVSGGLQPALVGVLLGTWALVGASLLTGIRPSGKALYVSTFFPYFILFCLLIRGLLLEGAPEGIRIMFTPRRRAWGTDKAWRQAATQVLFVLGLGFGNVVSYTGYGKRRSSGHRDAVLVASLNTLTSLLATLVVFAVLGAHATRRMQRCLRRNAEVVLEALARGELPEAARPPGNFTALPAPQYSTWLQGLPPALRDTLGLTDCSLDEEMNMGVEGLGLAFIAFTEIVTLLPAAPLWSFLFFLMLVGLGLSTILGNAEAILTPLRDVIPILHHQRALLTVLCCAGGFVLGLPFVQRSGSYLVAVFDDYVAMLPVLAVVTCETLAVAWVYGAERFLADVGKETGHQPWWLYRPLWRFASPGAMVAVLVTSLGQLALRPATYQAWDRTTAALWWRPYPRWALALTXGLMAVTILPIPIVAFVPGGLGHPGTPRSHGTGRKRRKRGAVVAGTGLHHPRACHVG
- the BAX gene encoding LOW QUALITY PROTEIN: apoptosis regulator BAX (The sequence of the model RefSeq protein was modified relative to this genomic sequence to represent the inferred CDS: deleted 2 bases in 1 codon) encodes the protein MIEQVGCHAPKELFFRVAAEMFADGTFNWGRVVALFYFACKLVLKALCTKVPELVRTILGWTMEYMREHVLAWIQAQGGWEGLLSYFGTPPGRTITIFAAGVLTASLTIWKMS